The window GAGGGCGTGCTGGGGCCCCTGGGCGACGATCTCCACGCGGCCGTCGTCGAGGTTCGCGGCGCCGCCCGCCAGGCGCAGGGTGCGGGCCACCCGCGCGGCGAACGCCCGGTAGCCGACGCCCTGGACGCGGCCGGTCACGAGGAAGCGGCGCACCGAGAGGTTCCACCCGCCGGACTCGTCGACGTCGCGGTCCCGCATCATCGCGTGGGCTCCTTCGCCGCGAAACCGAACCGGCCCACGAGCGGGACGTACGCGACCTCGCCGGCGTCTTCCGTGCGGACGCGGCCGTTCGGGAGCCTCTTGACGACGAGAAGGCGCTGCCGGCCCGGCGCCCCGACCGGCACGACGAGGCGCCCCGTCGGCGTCAGCTGCGCGACGAGAGTCTCGGGCACCTCGGGCGCGGCCGCGGCGACGACGATGGCGTCGTACGGGGCGTGCTCGCTCCAGCCGTACGAACCGTCGAAGACCTTCACGGAGACGTTCTCGACGCCGAGCCCCTTGAGCAGGGTCTGCGCTCCCCGCGCCAGCTCGGCGATGCGCTCGAGCGTGAAGACCCACCGCGCGAGACGCGCGAGGACGGCCGCCTGGTAGCCCGACCCCGTCCCGATCTCGAGGACGCGCGCGCCGGGCGACAGGGCCGCGAGCTCGGCCGAGCGGGCGACGTTCGCCGCCTGCGTGATCGTCTGCCCGTGGCCGATCGGGAGCGCGTGGTCGCCGTAGGCCTCGCCGGCGAGGGCCGCCGGGACGAAGAGGTGGCGCGGAACGGCGGCGAGCGCGTCCATGACGCGCGGATCCGACACGAGGCCGGCGGCG is drawn from Acidobacteriota bacterium and contains these coding sequences:
- a CDS encoding protein-L-isoaspartate(D-aspartate) O-methyltransferase, with amino-acid sequence MGLRDASSHGHDGLPRPRRSRRPRNEARAAGGDEGVTPEDSRVQREARALAADRRALVERLRAAGLVSDPRVMDALAAVPRHLFVPAALAGEAYGDHALPIGHGQTITQAANVARSAELAALSPGARVLEIGTGSGYQAAVLARLARWVFTLERIAELARGAQTLLKGLGVENVSVKVFDGSYGWSEHAPYDAIVVAAAAPEVPETLVAQLTPTGRLVVPVGAPGRQRLLVVKRLPNGRVRTEDAGEVAYVPLVGRFGFAAKEPTR
- a CDS encoding acylphosphatase, whose amino-acid sequence is MRDRDVDESGGWNLSVRRFLVTGRVQGVGYRAFAARVARTLRLAGGAANLDDGRVEIVAQGPQHALDRLEAALAEGSRVARVDRVEVEALAALPADASWDVDF